The Macaca mulatta isolate MMU2019108-1 chromosome X, T2T-MMU8v2.0, whole genome shotgun sequence DNA window TCTGGTGGGCACGCCGGGGTGCAGCCTCCTGGCCCCGCTGGCGCCTCTGGGGCACGCGCGGGAGGGGCAGAGGCCTGAACCAGGAACAGCTGTTGTGAGAGCCAAAGGCGCGGGGACCTGCGGCCCACCGACCTTTGGACACcccggtgggggtggggggtgggctgGCGCCTGTGTTCCCGGGACCCGTGGCGCAAGGGGAGTGGGGGCGGGGCTAGGGGACAGGAGCAGGTGACGTCACCTGGGGTCCCGGGGCGCTCCAGACGGCGGCGAGAGCCAGGCCACGTGACCCGCCCGCGCCAACCGCCCTGCGCTCTCCCGGGCCGGCGACGCGGAAGGGTCCGCGCTGCACCGCCGCCGCACCCCCTCCCGGTGACCGCACTGCAGAGAGCCGCTGCGAGCAGGCGCCGGCGCACTGGCCCACGTGCCGAGCGAGCGAGGAAGAGGCACAGTCAGAGCGAACGCCCGCGCGGGGAGCCAGGGGCGCCAGACCCCGCCGCCGAGGCAGCGGCGCGCAGCCCCCCGACGCGCCCTGTGGGGACCCCGACCAGGAGGGACCCTGCCCCGGGAAAAGGTATCAGACCCACCAGGGGAGGGGGACGCTGGGTCCCGGGAGAGACTCCACCGCCCCTCGCCTGTCCGCCCTAACAGAACTGAAGCAGCCTGCCGGGAAGGGGTCTGGGGTCCGGGGTTCGGGGGCGGCGCGGGGATGAGGCCAAGACCTGCAGGGACCCGCCCCCCCCGGGGTGGGCGGGGCCTGGCTGCAGAGGCGCGGCCAGGGGAGGAGGGtggctggggatgggggtgggggtggacgTGGACGTGGGCGTCGGGAGGGGTGGGCATTAACCTCGCTCTCGGCCGCTCGCATTCACAGGCTGTGGAGACCCGGGCTGTTCTCCCTGAGTCCTAGGCTCCCACCTCAATTCATTCCCCCACACCCCCGCCGCCCCGTGCCTCCCTGGTCCGTGCTGGGAACCCTATCCTGCCCCTCGTATCAGCCCGGCACTGGCCAGAATTGCGGGCATGGCGGTGAAGATGCTGCAGGACTGGTGCAGGTGGATGGGGGTCAACGCTCGCAGTGGTCTGCTCATCCTGGGCATCCCGGAGGACTGTGATGATGCCGAATTCCAAGAGTCCCTCGAGGCTGcctgagaggaggaggcccaggaGTCCTCGGAGCCTATTTGCCCAGGGAGGACTCACGCTGGGCTGCCTCCCCAGCCCCAACCTAGTTATCACATTCCTCCAGGACCAGCTTGAGCCCCTCAGGGAGGagctcctcagcctcctggcccCCTGCCTGGACGAGGCCCTCTGGCCCCCAGCCAGGACCTCCTGGGACCGCCTCTACTTTAGTGTGGGCTCTGGCAATAGCCTGGGCATCAGCCCAGGCACCGGCTGCTTTCTGTGCCTGGGCTCTCACGCTCCTGGCTAGACTGGCCTcccatgcctcagactcccgaacGAGCCCCAGCATCTCCAGGAAACTTGGAGACCTCCCGGCCATTCTCAGGTTCATCAGTGCTTCATCCGGAGGCTCAGTAAGGTGGGCCCTGGTGAGCATCTGCCTCAGGCGCACGCGGTTGGCAGATGCTCTGGCCAGGGCCTCCTTCTCCATGGCCTTCTGCAGCAGGACTTCCAGCCGCAACACGAAAGCCGAGAGACACTCGCCTGACTGCTGCTGAGCGGTCAGACACTTCACCAGGATGGTCACCTGGGACTCACTGTCTCCAAACACCTGGACCAGGGCCGCCAGACAGTCCTGCGCTGTCCTGGCGGGGTTCTCCGCCAGGAGAGCGTGCACGAGCTGCAGGACGGTCCCACGCAAGCCTTccagcagcctcctcctcctctccctttccGAGAACCCCTGCCACACATGCAGCATATCGGTGGTGTGGTCTAGCTAGACCTCAAAGCACTCCTCCCCTGGGGCTGGCTGGTCCCTCCCGGAAAACACGCCCAGGCTCTGGTACCTCACGGTCTCCACCCAGGGCTGGACCACCTGACCGATGGATCGGAGCCAGCACACCCTGCGCAGCCCCACGCCCCGGGCGCCGGCCAGGCTCTCCACCATCTGCCCCTGTTGCTCCGGGAAGTGGAACACACGACCGAGACCGAGAAACTTCTCGCCTGAGCAACAGGGCACAAAGACCACGTTCCACTGGCCTCCCGTGCCGGAGACTTCCCTGGGGACCAAAGCATAGTTGACTTCCCAGTTGAGCTCGACCAGGGCCGCGGTGGCTCCTCTCGAAACACTTTGCCTAGCACCGTAAAGTGTCCCATAGGCCACAGGGCAGCCTCGAGGGACTCTTGGAATTCGGCATCATCACAGTCCTCCGGGATGCCCAGGATGAGCAGACCACTGCGAGCGTTGACCCCCATCCACCTGCACCAGTCCTGCAGCATCTTCACCGCCATGCCCGCAATTCTGGCCAGTGCCGGGCTGATACGAGGGGCAGGATAGGGTTCCCAGCACGGACCAGGGAGGCACGGGGCGGCGGGGGTGTGGGGGAATGAATTGAGGTGGGAGCCTAGGACTCAGGGAGAACAGCCCGGGTCTCCACAGCCTGTGAATGCGAGCGGCCGAGAGCGAGGTTAATGCCCACCCCTCCCGACGCCCACGTCCAcgtccacccccacccccatccccagccaCCCTCCTCCCCTGGCCGCGCCTCTGCAGCCAGGCCCCGCCCACCCCGGGGGGGGCGGGTCCCTGCAGGTCTTGGCCTCATCCCCGCGCCGCCCCCGAACCCCGGACCCCAGACCCCTTCCCGGCAGGCTGCTTCAGTTCTGTTAGGGCGGACAGGCGAGGGGCGGTGGAGTCTCTCCCGGGACCCAGCGTCCCCCTCCCCTGGTGGGTCTGATACCTTTTCCCGGGGCAGGGTCCCTCCTGGTCGGGGTCCCCACAGGGCGCGTCGGGGGGCTGCGCGCCGCTGCCTCGGCGGCGGGGTCTGGCGCCCCTGGCTCCCCGCGCGGGCGTTCGCTCTGACTGTGCCTCTTCCTCGCTCGCTCGGCACGTGGGCCAGTGCGCCGGCGCCTGCTCGCAGCGGCTCTCTGCAGTGCGGTCACCGGGAGGGGGTGCGGCGGCGGTGCAGCGCGGACCCTTCCGCGTCGCCGGCCCGGGAGAGCGCAGGGCGGTTGGCGCGGGCGGGTCACGTGGCCTGGCTCTCGCCGCCGTCTGGAGCGCCCCGGGACCCCAGGTGACGTCACCTGCTCCTGTCCCCTAGCCCCGCCCCCACTCCCCTTGCGCCACGGGTCCCGGGAACACAGGCGCcagcccaccccccacccccaccgggGTGTCCAAAGGTCGGTGGGCCGCAGGTCCCCGCGCCTTTGGCTCTCACAACAGCTGTTCCTGGTTCAGGCCTCTGCCCCTCCCGCGCGTGCCCCAGAGGCGCCAGCGGGGCCAGGAGGCTGCACCCCGGCGTGCCCACCAGAGGGCCAGGGAGTTATCTGAGGTGGGCCAGGCAGCTCTGCGTTCTGGCCAGGGTCAGGGAGCTGGGTTCTGGGGCCTGTTCACCGGCTCTTGTCCTCCCCCTGCCCGTCCAGGACTGGTCCTCTGGCTGGCGAAGCCAGGCGACGCCAGGGGCACCTGGTGCGGGTGCCATTCCGTGAGGAGATGCTCCAGGCGCTCACGCGGCTCACGCACACCACCCACGGAGGGTCTGCCATCTCCCCGCTGCCCATCTCGCTCCAGGGACCCACAGCCCTCCAGCCAAAGCACTTCGCGGCCCTGGTGCCAGGAGCCAGCACCGGGGAGGGTGACCCAGCACCCAAGTATGCCCGGGCCTTGTCCGTTTTGCAGCCTCAAGTCCCAAGTCTGGGTCTCTGCCCGAATGTGTGTCTGGAAAGGTAGTCTGCGGGGAGTGGACTATTCAATTTGTCCCCTGCCCCCAGTGCCCTCACCAGCCTGATGGCCTCTCTTGGCCCTGAGGGCAGCATGGGTGCGGTACCTCCCTGGAGACCTCCGTCTGTCAGGCCTGAGTCAGCCTTCCATAGGTTTTTCACCAGTCCTCTGCTGCCGGGGCTAGACGCTGCACCAGGGCAGAGCAGCCTGGCTCAAAGCAGAGATTCTGTGCCTGTGGATCTGACGACCATGCACCTGACCCATCACAGGAGTCTGGGGCCATGTGAACAGCATCTCCACCAGACAGGTGGCAGACAGGTTCCCACGGGGTCACACCTCTGGGTGTCGTTCCCTCATCCCCTTCTCTTTCCTTGCCTGGCCTCCTGTTTGGCAACTTGCTGGCCAAGGTTTCCCCCAAGCTTCCAGCTCACCCAAACTGAATCACAGCCCAGAGTGTTTGTCTGTGACCCTATGGATGGACATTCGGGTCCTTCCCACTGTTTGGCTGTTGCAGACACTGCTGCCCGTGGCATCCCGCATGCCTGTCTGAGCCACCACCGTCAGCGAGAAAGGCTCTGGGGTGCACAGCCGGCAGTGGCTCTGCTGGGACTTGGGCTGTGCCCATCAACGCCACGACCAAGCATGGCTCATCTGTGACCTCCGGTGCGTGGCCGAACCCATGTTTCCTCCCACTGGCAGCGTGGGAGCGGTCCTGGGTTCCCACAGCCCGAGCAGCCTTTGGTCTTGTCCAGCCTCGCTCACTTGCCCATCCCACAGGGAGAGACACCACCTCATCGCTGTGTGCCTTGCGTTTCCCCGATCGGTGACGAGGTCTCTCACTGGCCGTTCCCGGTTCCTCTTCTGTGAATCTCCTTTGCTCCTTTCCTCCTCATCTTACAGGTGACAGGCGTCATCAGCCCGTTTCCAGGAGAAAGTTCCTAGCGTCAAGATCGAAGCCTTTCTCCTTTTGTGATATAAGCCATGGCCAGTCTATCACGTTGCCCAGAAGCAGGTCGCATTGGAGTGGGCCTCACAATTAGACTTTGGCTCGCCCGTATGGTTGTGAAACGTTTCAGAatcaagatggagtcacttgttgttcaagcaaacaaaaatccaaaaacctGACAAATAGAGCTGTGGAGGGCCATGGAGGCAGGGTTCCCATGCACGAATGCCTGATAACAAAAGCCATCACAGAAGACTGCAAAACCCACAAATTGGCACAAAGGCTGTTGCAACCTGACACAAATAATGCTTCTGCGAGGACACCTGCCCAGCAACTTCCTGTCCAAGTCCCTGACCAATGCTACCCTTGTTATTCATCCTTGTAGCCAAAGATcattatctcaaaacaattatgtaatcctcTTCACTTTTCCTgaaaaacctttgtcttccttttcccTGCCTGAATATGCACATAGTTCACTAGGGCGCACGCGTCCCCACTGCAACGCCTATTTCTGAATAGATACCATTTTCTTATAGGGAGGCTCCCTCTCTGTGTGGTACTTAGGTTGGCATGGTCTTGCTCCCCAGGCTTTTCTACCTCCCAGGTAGTAAACGTGAGGTCAGCGAAGAAACGCATGTCTTCTGCCACAAACCAGCCTCCCCGGTTGGCCTCGTGTGTCCACTCCTCCCAGGCCCCCGCCGCCGGTCCCCCCGCCCCAACGCTTCTCCCCCTTGAGGGCCAAGACTGCTTGTTCTCATTCAGGCAAACTGCTGCTCTTTACCTCTGCTGTGAGAGTGTCTGTCTATTGAACCTTCAGTGTTAGACTTGTCACGGCTTACACCAGACATTGTCCTCTCTCTTGTTTTCAGCTGTGACTTTTCTGGAGTCCTTCTTCAGAGAGAGCACTGAACCCCCCCGGCGAGCCCCCGCCCTGGGAACATCTGTGGGTCTGGTGTCTCCAGCTGGCCCAGTTGACCCACAGGCCGGCTCTCAACTAATTTCCTCTGTTTTCGGCCTTGTCTCTTCCCACTCTCCTTCCTTCTGCACCTGCTGACTCCAAGTCCAGGACGCTCCAGGACGCCCATTGCCCCCCGCTAACCCCGGCCAAGGCTGGGCTGTGACACCTCAACTATCTTTCTTTTGTCAGTCCTCTGTCCCCATTGTCTCCACCTCTCAACACAGTTGACTCTCCTTCCTTCTCAAAACCATTTCCTTTCTCAacttcttcccctcccccactccactTTTGGGCTGACCTCCTCCCTCTCTACCTGCCTCTCTGCCTTTggaccttcctcctcctcctcctactttGCTGGGTCTAAGCGTGGTGGGGGTGGGCTCCTAGCCTCAACCTTCGATGAATGCTCTGTCTCTGGACGTGACCTGTCTTCCAAGCTCCACACGTACTCATCCATCTGCCCACGTGGATGCCCCGAGGACATTTCAGAGCTCAGATGTTCAAACCGGAGGGCTTCGTCCCCTTCACCTCCACTGTCCCCAGGCTTCCCCCTCTGTGCAAAGGGCTCTGCCTTCTACCTGGTGACtcaaacaaagcagccaggattctctcccctctcctttgtTCCTCACTCCCAAATCTAACCCATTATTGGATTTTGTTGACTCTGGTCCAAGACTGCTACCCTTCTCATCTCCGTGGTCCTTGGTCCTCCCTGTCTCCTGTTCTTCCTGCCTCCACTCTGCGTCCTCCCTGCTCCACCAACACCCCCTCAGCAGCCAGGGTGATCTTTTTGCAACACCACCAGACCCTGCTCCTCCCTGTGGCACCCCATCTCCTTAGAGTAATCTCAAAGCCCCCATCCTGGTCAAGAGCACCCCCACGCTGCTCCTGGGGATCTGGCTTCctctgatgctctccttccctccccaaaATCCACCCCGTGTCGCCATGCCCCCAGCTCCTCTCACCACACTCCTGCCAATCTGGCCTGTTCAGCTGACCCCGCAGCACAGGGCTTGTTCCCACCTTCAGCCTTTGCCATCCCTCCTTCCTCTGTGTGAGCCATCGGCCCCAAGAACCTTCTGTGGCAGCAGCTTCCTcctgctcttcctcttcctcctcaccctcctcctcctctccctccccctcctcctcctccatgtcTCAGCTGAACTGTCCCCTCCTCCCATAGGCCCCCTCTGCTGGGACACACAAATCACATGCCCTCCATTTATATTCTCATATTCTTATTGGCAGCATCAGTATGTGTCGGCACGTGAGAAATGCTGGTCTGAGTCTTTGCTTTTGGGCATCAGGGGCTCCCTCCCCAGATGGCAAGCTAGAGCCCCAGAAGGTGAGGCGGACTTGCCGGTGTGTCTAGCCCATTTGTACTGCTGTAGcaagatacctgagactgggtaacttacaaagaacagaaatgtattgctcccAATTCTGGCGGCTGGGAAGCTCAAAGTCAAGGCACTGGAGACTGGGAAACTTACAAAGAATAGAAATTTCTTGTTCCCaattccagaggctgggaagcccatGATCAAGGCACCAGTAGGTTCAGCGTCTGGTGGGGGCTCAGGCGGACTCCCTGGTAAAAGTAAAGGAATTGTACAGGTGGCCCCTGCTTGGTTTGGCTCCCAGAGTCTTCCATCTTTTTTGCTTGGTCCCCCTGATTGCCAGCAGCAGGCACTGCAcagagccagcatgcccagcagATGTTGGACACCTGAAGGGATAAACACGCACTGCACTCACAAGCACTGCACTGTGAGGTGGCACTTGATTGGAGATGCTGCAATCAAGATTCATAGAAGGCTCTGGGTTGCTTGGTGGCCAGACGCCTCCATAGAGCACCTGCTGTAGTACTGGCTCTTGAGAACCAAGTCCCAAGGACAGCCAGCCTTGCTGAGTGCCTCCAACACAGACCCGGATACAGAGGAGGTCTCCTTGTGTGTTTCTCCCCACCTGGCTGCCTCCCAGCTGGCTGACCTCGGACATGTCCCTTAGAACCTCCACAGGTTGAGTGGGAGCATTGTCTGCTCCCGAACCAGAAAGGGCTTCTTTGCTGTGCACCACAATGTCCGAGAGCCCAGACTCTGCACAACCAGCGGAAGCCCTCCTGTGTCCTCCAGGGACAGCCTGGGGCTCCTCTCTACTGTCCTATCTCAGGCAGGGCCAAAGCTTCCCAATCTGTGGCTTTGGGCCAGCTCCCCACCGGCCGCGGCGGGCTCTGACTGCTCAGAAGCGTCCTTTCCCCAATGCCCTCTTTGATTCTGCTCCCAACGGCTCTCTGCCCTGCCCAGAGCCCACAACAGGCCCTTGGGCGGCCAGGCTAGCACCTGCCTCCTGCCATATGACCCTGCCGTTCCCTGACTGGCTGCCCCCACCTGGGGCAGGAGGAGCAGTACTTCCTCAGCTTTTGTCTGGCTgtgccccaccccacacacaccgaagcacatacacacacacacacacacgcatgcacacacacgcacgcacgcgcacgcacacacaacCTGCCCTGCCCCTAGCCTGCCCTCTGCAGCCTCACAGGTGCAGGTGGCTCCTTCCCAGCTAGCAGGGTTTTCTGAGGGACAGCCCGATGTGGCACGCCATGCTTCCCAGACTCAGGGTCCTGCTGGGCTGAATAAGTGTGAGCTTGTTCTCCGTTGGTCCTTGACACAGCTGTCTGCCTGTGGCACAGTCTTCAACTCGTTGAAGTCCCTCTGGAGGAGCGTGGGTTGGGGAGAAGAAGGCGTTGCTTGCTTTGGGGATGTCAGGCTGCCACACTGTGTTGTACTGGGCAGCGTCCCTCTTGGGGGCTGCATTGTCCAATAGAAACATTATGCGAGACGTTTATGTGTTTTCAAAATCTTCTAGTAGCCTTATTTAGAAGAATTTTGCCTTATTTAAAAGAAActagtgaaattaattttaacgATGTGTTCTATTTAGCTCAACATATCCAAAATGTTATCATTTCAATGACTGACTAGTATAATAAGTTACCGATTCGATAGCTTACCTTCTTTTTTTGCAATAACTCATCGCTCAtggtttctttctcctctcccagcACTGCCTTTCCAGTGTTCGCCATTCCATAAAAGGATGATCCAGAAGAAGAGGGAAGGCTGATTGACTGACAGTCTGTTCAGCGGTGAGCTGGGGTTTGTTTTTCCTCCTGAAGGACTCCGTCAACTCTTTTGGGAATGCACTGTCCTCCACTGCCCTGGAGTGTCTGCTGAGCTATTATAGTTTC harbors:
- the PNMA6A gene encoding LOW QUALITY PROTEIN: paraneoplastic antigen-like protein 6A (The sequence of the model RefSeq protein was modified relative to this genomic sequence to represent the inferred CDS: inserted 1 base in 1 codon; substituted 1 base at 1 genomic stop codon): MAVKMLQDWCRWMGVNARSGLLILGIPEDCDDAEFQESLEAALWPMGHFTVLGKVFREEXTAALVELNWEVNYALVPREVSGTGGQWNVVFVPCCSGEKFLGLGRVFHFPEQQGQMVESLAGARGVGLRRVCWLRSIGQVVQPWVETVRYQSLGVFSGRDQPAPGEECFEVXLDHTTDMLHVWQGFSERERRRRLLEGLRGTVLQLVHALLAENPARTAQDCLAALVQVFGDSESQVTILVKCLTAQQQSGECLSAFVLRLEVLLQKAMEKEALARASANRVRLRQMLTRAHLTEPPDEALMNLRMAGRSPSFLEMLGLVRESEAWEASLARSVRAQAQKAAGAWADAQAIARAHTKVEAVPGGPGWGPEGLVQAGGQEAEELLPEGLKLVLEECDN